Proteins encoded within one genomic window of Oncorhynchus mykiss isolate Arlee chromosome 27, USDA_OmykA_1.1, whole genome shotgun sequence:
- the LOC110507896 gene encoding uncharacterized protein LOC110507896, translating to MEGSRISLHLLFFLLIGQASHTSITQPQTTNAIYPTDITSITQEENDTSSSPTKATTGCLIKPQLGFIVVTCAGGLVLFLLVSTVVLASQVCSLRRQARAPRPARSNVDLVSGAGYWDTEHSEGGIVGPCDTSVMLEEVRLDGEEDEEQGEEEKEEREEEQAEGVRGQTEDARTTGEIAMQMQSSSSRDLCLEIPQDLENMPLVV from the coding sequence ATGGAAGGCTCCCgaatctctctccatcttctcttcttCCTTCTGATTGGACAAGCTTCACACACCAGCATTACTCAGCCTCAGACCACTAATGCCATATATCCAACTGACATAACCTCAATTACCCAAGAGGAAAACGACACCTCCAGCTCTCCCACAAAGGCCACCACGGGCTGCCTCATCAAGCCCCAGTTGGGCTTCATAGTGGTGACCTGCGCCGGGGGCCTGGTCCTGTTTCTGCTCGTCTCTACTGTGGTCCTGGCCTCCCAGGTGTGCAGTCTTAGGCGCCAGGCCCGTGCCCCTCGCCCCGCCCGCAGTAACGTGGACCTGGTGAGTGGCGCGGGCTACTGGGACACGGAGCACTCTGAGGGGGGCATAGTGGGGCCCTGTGATACCAGTGTCATGTTGGAGGAGGTCCGTTTGGATGGAGAAGAGGATGAAGAGCAGggggaagaagagaaggaagaaagggaggaggagcaggCAGAAGGGGTCAGAGGCCAAACAGAGGATGCGAGAACAACTGGCGAAATAGCCATGCAGATGCAGAGTTCCAGCTCCAGGGATTTGTGTCTGGAAATCCCCCAGGATCTAGAGAACATGCCCCTAGTGGTGTGA